In Miscanthus floridulus cultivar M001 chromosome 5, ASM1932011v1, whole genome shotgun sequence, one genomic interval encodes:
- the LOC136452551 gene encoding uncharacterized protein, which translates to MTLSLSTSFLPTPAAARTTARTLRSVVPSQGMRCSMRKKGLHPEIYEDAKVYCNGELVLVTGGTKPEYTVDVWSGNHPYYVGDTSALVVMDSQIEKFRKKWGHVKEYWPEDQWREMHPDGDPEFEPEGDN; encoded by the exons ATGACGCTCTCCCTCTCCACCTCTTTCCTCCCCACCCCCGCCGCCGCGAGGACCACCGCCCGCACCCTACGCTCCGTCGTCCCCTCCCAG GGGATGCGGTGCTCGATGCGCAAGAAGGGGCTGCACCCGGAGATCTACGAGGACGCGAAGGTGTACTGCAACGGCGAGCTGGTGCTGGTGACGGGGGGCACCAAGCCGGAGTACACGGTGGACGTGTGGTCCGGGAACCACCCCTACTACGTCGGCGACACCTCGGCGCTGGTGGTGATGGACAGCCAGATCGAGAAGTTCCGCAAGAAGTGGGGCCACGTCAAGGAGTACTGGCCCGAGGACCAGTGGAGGGAGATGCACCCGGACGGCGACCCGGAGTTCGAGCCCGAGGGGGACAACTGA
- the LOC136454895 gene encoding uncharacterized protein, with product MDKLAICTDACKGLEAAVAKVFPNCEQRECSRHLMENMKKYYHGDVYAKNMWPAARAYAPHKFTHFFDKVIEASPSVLDWLKDHHNLLWARSKFSPNIKCDYINNNLAESWNAWIKEHKDLPVHCLADAIREKTLRLFTKRRKIANALPPGILPAIIHQLNAASRGLDHLKVTNNHLEEAEVTEIYKDEEVMRHVVYPTQHICTYREWQVSGKPCPHALALITTLRQPNMAMYVNNYYFVEKFQATYNGIFLA from the coding sequence ATGGATAAGCTAGCTATTTGCACTGATGCTTGCAAGGGCCTTGAAGCTGCAGTTGCCAAGGTTTTCCCAAACTGTGAACAGAGGGAGTGCTCCAGGCATCTCATGGAGAATATGAAGAAGTACTACCATGGTGATGTTTATGCCAAGAACATGTGGCCTGCTGCTAGAGCTTATGCACCACACAAGTTTACCCATTTCTTTGACAAGGTAATAGAAGCTAGCCCAAGTGTGCTTGACTGGCTCAAAGATCATCATAATCTGTTGTGGGCAAGGAGCAAGTTCAGTCCAAACATCAAATGTGACTACATAAACAATAATCTGGCTGAGAGTTGGAATGCTTGGATCAAGGAGCACAAGGATCTACCTGTTCACTGCTTGGCTGATGCAATTAGAGAGAAGACACTCAGGCTTTTTACAAAGAGGAGGAAGATAGCTAATGCTTTGCCTCCTGGAATCCTACCTGCAATTATCCATCAACTCAATGCAGCTTCCAGGGGTTTAGACCATCTTAAAGTGACTAACAATCACCTAGAAGAAGCAGAAGTGACTGAGATCTATAAAGATGAAGAGGTTATGAGGCATGTTGTGTATCCAACACAACATATTTGCACATATAGAGAGTGGCAAGTGAGtggaaagccttgccctcatgcaTTGGCTTTAATCACAACTCTGAGGCAACCAAATATGGCCATGTATGTGAACAACTACTACTTTGTTGAGAAGTTCCAAGCTACATACAATGGGATATTCCTAGCATAA
- the LOC136450197 gene encoding glucose-1-phosphate adenylyltransferase large subunit 1, chloroplastic/amyloplastic isoform X1, with protein sequence MQFALALDANSGPHPIRSCEGGGIDRSERLSIGGSKQEKALRNRCFGGRVAATTQCILTSDACPETLHFQTQSSRKSYADANRVSAIILGGGTGSQLFPLTSTRATPAVPVGGCYRLIDIPMSNCFNSGINKIFVMSQFNSTSLNRHIHRTYLGGGINFADGSVQVLAATQMPEEPAGWFQGTADSIRKFIWVLEDYYNHKSIEHIVILSGDQLYRMNYMELVQKHVEDNADITISCAPVDESRASNNGLVKFDHTGRVLQFFEKPKGADLNSMRVDTNFLSYAIADAQKYPYIASMGIYVFKKDALLDLLKSKYAQLHDFESEILPRAVVDHSVQACIFMGYWEDVGTIKSFFDANLALTEQLSKFDFYDPKTPFFTAPRYLPPTQMDKCKIKDASISDGCLLSECSIEHSVIGVCSRVSYGCELKDCVMMGADIYETEEEASKLLLAGKVPVGIGGNTKIRNCIVDMNARIGKNVVITNSKGFQEADHPEEGYYIRSGIVVILKNATIKDGSVI encoded by the exons ATGCAGTTTGCACTAGCATTGGATGCGAACTCAGGTCCTCACCCGATAAGATCTTGTGAGGGTGGTGGGATTGACAGGTCGGAACGATTAAGTATTGGGGGCAGCAAGCAGGAGAAAGCTTTGAGGAATAGGTGCTTTGGTGGTAGAGTTGCTGCAACTACACAATGTATTCTTACCTCAGATGCTTGTCCTGAAACTCTT CATTTTCAAACACAGTCCTCTAGAAAAAGTTATGCTGATGCAAACCGTGTATCTGCTATCATTTTGGGCGGAGGCACTGGATCTCAGCTCTTTCCTCTGACAAGCACAAGAGCTACGCCTGCT GTTCCTGTTGGAGGATGTTATAGGCTTATCGATATCCCTATGAGTAACTGCTTCAACAGTGGTATAAATAAGATATTTGTGATGAGTCAGTTCAATTCTACTTCGCTTAACCGCCATATTCATCGTACATACCTTGGAGGCGGGATCAACTTTGCTGATGGATCTGTACAG GTATTAGCGGCTACACAAATGCCCGAAGAGCCTGCTGGATGGTTCCAGGGTACAGCAGACTCTATCAGAAAATTTATCTGGGTACTCGAG GACTATTACAATCACAAATCTATTGAGCACATTGTAATCTTGAGTGGCGATCAGCTTTATCGGATGAATTACATGGAACTTGTGCAG AAACATGTCGAGGACAATGCTGACATCACTATATCATGTGCTCCTGTTGATGAGAG CCGAGCTTCTAACAATGGGCTAGTGAAGTTTGATCATACTGGACGTGTACTtcaattttttgagaaaccaaaGGGTGCTGATTTGAATTCTATG AGAGTTGATACCAACTTCCTCAGCTATGCTATAGCTGATGCACAGAAATATCCGTACATCGCATCAATGGGCATTTATGTTTTCAAGAAAGATGCACTTTTAGACCTTCTCAA GTCAAAATATGCTCAATTACATGACTTTGAATCTGAAATCCTCCCAAGAGCTGTAGTAGATCATAGTGTGCAG GCATGCATTTTCATGGGCTATTGGGAGGATGTTGGAACAATCAAATCATTCTTTGATGCAAACTTGGCCCTCACTGAGCAG CTTTCCAAGTTTGATTTTTATGACCCAAAAACACCTTTCTTCACTGCACCCCGGTACTTGCCTCCGACGCAAATGGACAAGTGCAAG ATCAAAGATGCATCTATCTCAGATGGTTGCTTACTGAGCGAATGCAGCATCGAGCATTCTGTGATTGGAGTCTGCTCACGTGTCAGCTATGGATGTGAACTCAAG GACTGCGTGATGATGGGAGCGGACATTTATGAAACTGAAGAAGAAGCTTCAAAGCTACTGTTAGCTGGGAAGGTCCCAGTTGGAATAGGAGGGAACACAAAGATAAG GAACTGTATCGTTGACATGAATGCTAGGATTGGGAAGAACGTGGTGATCACAAACAGTAAG GGCTTCCAAGAGGCTGATCACCCTGAGGAAGGGTACTACATAAGGTCTGGAATTGTGGTGATCTTGAAGAATGCAACCATCAAGGATGGGTCTGTCATATAG
- the LOC136450197 gene encoding glucose-1-phosphate adenylyltransferase large subunit 1, chloroplastic/amyloplastic isoform X2, which translates to MQFALALDANSGPHPIRSCEGGGIDRSERLSIGGSKQEKALRNRCFGGRVAATTQCILTSDACPETLHFQTQSSRKSYADANRVSAIILGGGTGSQLFPLTSTRATPAVLAATQMPEEPAGWFQGTADSIRKFIWVLEDYYNHKSIEHIVILSGDQLYRMNYMELVQKHVEDNADITISCAPVDESRASNNGLVKFDHTGRVLQFFEKPKGADLNSMRVDTNFLSYAIADAQKYPYIASMGIYVFKKDALLDLLKSKYAQLHDFESEILPRAVVDHSVQACIFMGYWEDVGTIKSFFDANLALTEQLSKFDFYDPKTPFFTAPRYLPPTQMDKCKIKDASISDGCLLSECSIEHSVIGVCSRVSYGCELKDCVMMGADIYETEEEASKLLLAGKVPVGIGGNTKIRNCIVDMNARIGKNVVITNSKGFQEADHPEEGYYIRSGIVVILKNATIKDGSVI; encoded by the exons ATGCAGTTTGCACTAGCATTGGATGCGAACTCAGGTCCTCACCCGATAAGATCTTGTGAGGGTGGTGGGATTGACAGGTCGGAACGATTAAGTATTGGGGGCAGCAAGCAGGAGAAAGCTTTGAGGAATAGGTGCTTTGGTGGTAGAGTTGCTGCAACTACACAATGTATTCTTACCTCAGATGCTTGTCCTGAAACTCTT CATTTTCAAACACAGTCCTCTAGAAAAAGTTATGCTGATGCAAACCGTGTATCTGCTATCATTTTGGGCGGAGGCACTGGATCTCAGCTCTTTCCTCTGACAAGCACAAGAGCTACGCCTGCT GTATTAGCGGCTACACAAATGCCCGAAGAGCCTGCTGGATGGTTCCAGGGTACAGCAGACTCTATCAGAAAATTTATCTGGGTACTCGAG GACTATTACAATCACAAATCTATTGAGCACATTGTAATCTTGAGTGGCGATCAGCTTTATCGGATGAATTACATGGAACTTGTGCAG AAACATGTCGAGGACAATGCTGACATCACTATATCATGTGCTCCTGTTGATGAGAG CCGAGCTTCTAACAATGGGCTAGTGAAGTTTGATCATACTGGACGTGTACTtcaattttttgagaaaccaaaGGGTGCTGATTTGAATTCTATG AGAGTTGATACCAACTTCCTCAGCTATGCTATAGCTGATGCACAGAAATATCCGTACATCGCATCAATGGGCATTTATGTTTTCAAGAAAGATGCACTTTTAGACCTTCTCAA GTCAAAATATGCTCAATTACATGACTTTGAATCTGAAATCCTCCCAAGAGCTGTAGTAGATCATAGTGTGCAG GCATGCATTTTCATGGGCTATTGGGAGGATGTTGGAACAATCAAATCATTCTTTGATGCAAACTTGGCCCTCACTGAGCAG CTTTCCAAGTTTGATTTTTATGACCCAAAAACACCTTTCTTCACTGCACCCCGGTACTTGCCTCCGACGCAAATGGACAAGTGCAAG ATCAAAGATGCATCTATCTCAGATGGTTGCTTACTGAGCGAATGCAGCATCGAGCATTCTGTGATTGGAGTCTGCTCACGTGTCAGCTATGGATGTGAACTCAAG GACTGCGTGATGATGGGAGCGGACATTTATGAAACTGAAGAAGAAGCTTCAAAGCTACTGTTAGCTGGGAAGGTCCCAGTTGGAATAGGAGGGAACACAAAGATAAG GAACTGTATCGTTGACATGAATGCTAGGATTGGGAAGAACGTGGTGATCACAAACAGTAAG GGCTTCCAAGAGGCTGATCACCCTGAGGAAGGGTACTACATAAGGTCTGGAATTGTGGTGATCTTGAAGAATGCAACCATCAAGGATGGGTCTGTCATATAG